One Mycobacterium sp. SMC-4 DNA window includes the following coding sequences:
- the hypE gene encoding hydrogenase expression/formation protein HypE, protein MSEIPVSVNPAQWVCPLPLRETRRVVLGHGGGGVLSEELIENLFLPAFGAAPTPSRDSAVLDTGAGRIALTTDSYVVQPLFFPGGNIGDLAVNGTVNDLACSGAQPLAITAGFILEEGLELDALGAVATTMGKAAAAAGVPIVTGDTKVVGKGGADQLFVNTAGVGVVPAGVDIGPERARPGDVVIVSGSIGEHGVAIMSVREGIDFGTEVRTDSAPLHRLVAAMLAAVDPTAVHTLRDPTRGGLVASVVEIARAASVGVELDEAAIPVPEPVASACSFLGLDPLQVANEGKLVAFVAAEAAEAVLAAMRARPEGAQAAVIGRVVAEHPGMAVARTPFGTTRVVERELGEQLPRIC, encoded by the coding sequence ATGTCTGAGATTCCGGTGTCGGTGAACCCCGCGCAATGGGTGTGCCCGCTGCCGTTACGTGAGACCCGGCGGGTGGTGCTCGGACACGGCGGGGGCGGCGTGCTCTCGGAGGAACTGATCGAGAATCTGTTCCTGCCCGCGTTCGGCGCTGCGCCCACGCCGTCGAGGGACTCGGCGGTACTCGACACCGGGGCCGGGCGCATCGCGCTGACCACCGATTCCTACGTGGTGCAGCCGTTGTTCTTCCCGGGCGGCAACATCGGTGATCTCGCGGTCAACGGCACCGTCAACGATCTCGCGTGCAGCGGCGCCCAGCCGCTGGCCATCACCGCCGGCTTCATCCTCGAGGAGGGGCTGGAGCTCGACGCGCTCGGCGCAGTGGCCACGACGATGGGCAAAGCGGCAGCCGCGGCCGGAGTGCCCATCGTCACCGGTGACACCAAGGTGGTCGGAAAAGGGGGAGCCGACCAGCTTTTCGTCAACACAGCCGGCGTGGGCGTGGTTCCCGCCGGGGTCGACATCGGTCCCGAGCGGGCGCGTCCGGGTGACGTGGTGATCGTGTCCGGCAGTATCGGCGAGCACGGGGTGGCGATCATGAGCGTGCGTGAGGGCATCGACTTCGGCACCGAGGTACGCACCGACAGCGCACCGCTGCACCGGCTGGTGGCGGCGATGCTCGCCGCGGTTGACCCGACAGCGGTGCACACGCTGCGCGACCCGACCCGCGGCGGTCTGGTGGCCTCGGTCGTCGAGATTGCCCGGGCCGCCTCGGTGGGCGTCGAGCTCGACGAGGCGGCGATCCCGGTCCCCGAACCGGTCGCCTCGGCCTGCTCGTTTCTGGGACTGGACCCGCTGCAGGTGGCCAACGAGGGCAAGCTCGTCGCGTTCGTCGCGGCCGAGGCCGCCGAGGCGGTGCTGGCCGCGATGCGCGCACGACCCGAAGGAGCCCAGGCCGCAGTGATCGGTCGGGTGGTCGCCGAACATCCCGGCATGGCAGTGGCGCGCACGCCCTTCGGGACCACACGGGTGGTGGAACGCGAGCTCGGAGAGCAGCTTCCGCGGATCTGTTGA
- a CDS encoding AraC family transcriptional regulator: MSRLTRLGYIDIRRTSDPVRRKVRSRGVPPALGEHEIFYTEDIAKAARLMGRALSPLTLTVDPAGADGFAASMHGVRLRNVSMLYLDLHAPATIEIPESGRYYAVHMPMNGVANIVHPTATFQANTMRSLVSSPGVPLRLELGLDTPQLLIRIEAQAMIAHVTRLTGRNLVRPLVFEPEFDLATEAAMRWHAAVQLVHTEVYHAGSLIQKGRAIGPVEELVMSSLLYLQPSNYHAEITQPSSPDPRRTVIQQAMDFIDEHLAERITMDSLANAVHMSVRSIQQGFRSELGMSPMAFVRERRLERVHEELTDAIPSDGVTVTAVAERWGFHHLGSFSVEYRKRWGEAPSETLRR; this comes from the coding sequence ATGTCGCGCCTCACCCGGCTGGGCTACATCGACATCCGGCGCACCAGCGATCCGGTCCGCCGCAAGGTGCGCTCGCGCGGTGTCCCACCCGCGCTCGGCGAGCACGAGATCTTCTACACCGAGGACATTGCCAAGGCAGCACGGCTGATGGGCCGCGCACTGTCGCCGCTGACCCTGACGGTCGATCCGGCCGGCGCCGACGGGTTCGCCGCGTCGATGCACGGCGTGCGCCTGCGCAACGTCAGCATGCTCTACCTCGATCTGCACGCGCCGGCGACCATCGAGATCCCGGAATCCGGCCGCTACTACGCGGTGCACATGCCGATGAACGGAGTGGCCAACATCGTCCATCCGACCGCGACGTTTCAGGCCAACACCATGCGTTCGCTGGTCTCCAGTCCTGGTGTGCCGCTGCGTCTGGAGCTCGGTCTGGACACGCCGCAGCTGCTGATCCGCATCGAGGCGCAGGCGATGATCGCCCATGTCACCCGGCTGACCGGTCGTAACCTTGTCCGCCCGTTGGTCTTCGAGCCGGAGTTCGACCTGGCCACCGAAGCGGCGATGCGCTGGCACGCCGCGGTGCAGCTGGTGCATACCGAGGTCTACCACGCCGGTTCGCTGATCCAGAAAGGCCGGGCGATCGGCCCGGTCGAGGAGCTGGTGATGAGCAGCCTGCTTTACCTGCAGCCGTCGAACTATCACGCCGAGATCACCCAGCCGTCGTCGCCGGACCCGCGGCGCACCGTCATCCAGCAGGCCATGGACTTCATCGACGAACACCTCGCCGAACGGATCACGATGGACTCACTGGCCAACGCCGTGCACATGAGCGTGCGGTCCATCCAGCAGGGCTTCCGCTCCGAACTGGGCATGTCGCCGATGGCGTTCGTGCGAGAACGACGCCTGGAGCGGGTACACGAGGAGCTCACCGACGCCATCCCGTCGGACGGCGTGACGGTGACGGCCGTGGCCGAACGATGGGGATTTCATCATCTGGGCAGCTTCTCGGTCGAGTACCGCAAGCGCTGGGGCGAGGCGCCCTCGGAGACGCTGCGGCGCTGA